The Colius striatus isolate bColStr4 chromosome Z, bColStr4.1.hap1, whole genome shotgun sequence DNA window TCTGATACTATCTCCTCAACATTAtgatgtgtttttatttttttatctcaaGGGAATTTATTGTGGGTGAGTGTTTCAGAAGAGCCTGGGAGACTGAATTCCTCTGGTAACACAAAATAGCTGAGATGGTGCATGTTCCTCTGTATAATCATGCCCTGTCCACAGAGCAGGCGCAAGGGGAATGTTGTGCTAAGGGTTTAAGAGTGGGGCTGCTTTGGGGATTATTGTTTAGGAGCTTGGCCAGAGGTCAGGGCAGCAGCAGACTGGTAAGAAAGGATCAGAAAATGCTGATACTGCAGGAGAATTTCCAGATCTCCCTTTAGGCTCCTGTGCCAACTGTCAAAAAAAGAGCTTAAACAGGGGCTGAGGTCTTGataacacagaaagaaatgccCTAAAACCAGGTATTGCCtgcctgtggggctgtggcAAGGCAGTGTCTGGTTTTAGGGCAGTTGTCAAACTTGGGCTGACTCGTAACTTGGACTAAAATGTGAAGGTCACCTGAGCAGGGGAGGAACAGAACTCACCAGTGAGGGGCTCACAGCCAACATAGGAATTGCCTGGAGCAGGAGAGTGTTTGCCAGAGCGAACAGGAGCAAAACGAGCACATCTGGAAGAACTCAGAGCAGGGGTGGCCAAGGGATGGCTCCTGTGCACGGCTCCCACACAACGGCTTGTTGGGTAACCCCGTACCCCCCGCTATGGTGGGCAGCCAGCCAGCAGGGAGGCTGATCACCACCctgccaggctgccccaggacCATGCTGCAAGCTGAGCAGAGGCCTCTGCACGCTCTGCTGTTTGCCACGCCGTGGGTTGCTCCCAggtcctctcctttcccctctccccactcTCTGAGGGATGGGGCACACATGCATCTCAAATCCCCAGATTTTGCAAGTTGAGGAGTCAAAAATCCACAATCTGAAGCCCACCAGTTCTGAGGAAGAGCTGCCCAGAGACTGGAGCCCTCTGCTAAGAAGATCTGGAGTCTCTTTCTGGTTAAGCTGCTTCCTTGGTGGCCACCCAGAAAAATCACACcacctctcctggagctgctaaAGAAAGAGAACGTGACTCGCTATTAAGTCCTTGAGATCAAACAGCGATGCAGATAAAGCCTTGTTGTTATTGTGTCCTGCAGGGAACAGATGAAAGAAAGGAGGCACTCTGAATTAACCAAGGGTGAGGCTCTGGGAACTCTTAGCAACTCCAGAATCAGTTAAGTGCATTAGAATGTGAAAACAGCCAGAGGGGCctcaggaaggaaggagatcACCACAGGAGAGAAAGCACAAAAGAGTTCCTAATCCCTATAACTCCCTCTCTCTCACTCCCTCACAAAAATAACTTCTCTTAGCAGAGAATGACATCGCTGGAGCCGGGCAGGCCAGCAGGTTGGGTGTGCGATTTTCCACTGCCTGCTGCAAGAGCTGGCACCACATCAGTAAAGGGATTtaggggttttattttcctctgacaAAGGATAAAACAGTGCAgtgtctcccttcctgctgctctgctgtcttttttttccacgCTACTACCTGTCCAGCTGCTTTACCATAATCACTGTGCTCCCTGCCTTAGCAGCAGGATGCAGGTGTGGCCATTGGGGTGGCCGTCTTGCCTCGtctctctgctcctcttctGCCTCATCCTACTGGAACCCTCAGCTTCACAAGGTGGTCGTGGTGCTCTAGCTCCGTGCTGGAGTTGTGCTTCACACGGGTTGCTCCTCATCTGGGTTGCACTTGGCTCATCAGTGCTTTTGCTACAGGCGCTGGTGGCTCTGCTGAGTTACGTTAGTTGTGTCCTGTGACTGCAGATCTGTATGAAAAGCACATCTGCACACCGGCCTAAGCACTGGGAAGGACTGATCATGCTCTTCCCATGAGAACCTGCACATAATGTGTCCTGGCAGTGGATGCCTAATGCAGCTTCAAACCGTTTTTCTCAGGTTTAGGCTATTTGGGCGCTGACACTGGCCTCAGAAATGAGAGGGAAGGAATTGAGGCACAGAAGCTTTGAGCCTCTACAAACCTTGCAGAAGACACAGACTGTGGAGTTTGTGAAAGGTGATGCAGCAAAGCAGGTGATGCTGGAAACAGCCTTTTAACCTGACTTGAAACCCCCACTGTTACAGGGACTTTCCAGGCTCTGTAAACAAATTCATCCTAGACCAGAGATTACTggagtttcttctcttttgagCTTACAAGATTTCTGCCAAATATGGTATCAGTGCACAAATACCACCAGGTCTGTGCTTGTTCTGGGGTAAAGGTCCTGACGGGAAAGTTTCCATCTGGCTTTGAGTCGGCCCGTGTACAGATTATGGATGTGCAGGGCTCTGGAGTCAGCAGGTTTCCTTGGCTTTAGagtctttcaaaacaaaacgaaaagagcaaataaatagatttgcagattttggtttttaattatATAAGGCACTTGTGGGCGACTTGGCATATCACAGAGGATTTTCTTGCGTTGCTTCATGAAGGAGCAGCAGGGTGGAGCTGGAGGGAGCACCCCTGCCTCTCAGGTGCAACAGGGAAATGCTAAAACGTAGCCGAGAGCGAGGAGCCTCTGGTCTGAATCACGGCGGGTGCTGGGAACCGAAGCGGAAGGAGAAGATCCTGCGTGTGCCCTGGTGCTTCTGGTGGGATGTGACAAAAGATGTGAAAtcgggagagaaaaaaaaatgatgattgTGGGATTTGGCTCTGGCTGTCAGGGGTGACGAAAAACGCCGGCAACGCCTCCTTGCCTGGGCTATAAAGGGCTCCAGGCCAGGGGGAGCGAGCACTGTGCTGCCTGCGCTGCCGAGCCGGGTGTCTCTCGCAGCCCTCCAGCCTCCACCAGCCTTCGCCATGAGCACCACTGTCAGGCAATACTCGTCCTCCACCTCCCTCAAGGGAGGCTTGGGTGGGCTGGGTGGAGGCTCCAGCAGGCTTTCGTCCTCCGTGCGCCTGGGGGGAGGAGGGTACAGAGCCCCCAGCGTCCACGGAGGCTCTGGCAGCTACTCGGTGTCTTCACGCGTGGTGTCGGGGCTGGGAAGCGGCTACGGGGGCAGCTACTGCAGCAGTGTTGGAGGGGGCCTGGGAGCTGGCTTTGGGGGTAGCTATGGGTCTGGCTTTGGTGCTGGCTTTGGTGCTGGCTTTGGAGGAGGCTTTGGAGGCGGCGACGGCATCCTGCTGGCTGGCGAAAAGGAGACGATGCAGAACCTCAACGACCGTCTGGCTGCCTACCTGGACAAAGTGCGTGCCCTGGAGGAGGCCAACACTGACCTGGAGGTCAAGATCAGGGAGTGGTACAAGAAGCAGGGACCTGGTCCGGAGCGTGACTACAGCCCCTACTACAGGACGATCGATGATCTCAGGAACAAGGTAGGATGTGGTGAGTGCCACAGTGGGATGTCTCGTTATCAGGGAGGATGCAGAAACGCTGACTGCTACCCCTGTCATTAGGAAAGTACTAACAAGGTTGTAAAAAGGCACAGGTAGAGCACCAGGCTGGAAATTCAGAGATGTGTCAATGTCAGACTTTGATCACAGCCTCCCAGGTAGAGCAAATGGCAGCCTTCAGTGGACACAACAGATGGAAAAGGATGTCATGCAAAAATGAAGAATGAGGGACAAGTCTTCATCAATAATGCCTGTTTTTTGATACTTTAAAGTGAAGGTGCAGGGAAAGCTGTATGTGTGCAGAACCTGCAAACCCTTGATGTcatgtttgtaaacattcaGCCATAGAGTTTGCAGACTTGTTCCAGATCCTTGGCATGACGTGATTTAGGTGCTAAAAAGGTAAAATTGACCagtaacaacttttttttttgcctactTTTGTCAGTCACTGCCACAGGGCCAGGCTTGTTGCAAACCCACCAACCTGGGCAGTTCTGGGGGGATTTCTCTCGGCTCTGAGTTTATTCCTCACCACCTCATTTTGGAGGACACACACAAGAGTTGACTTTGTTCTTCTCTGTtacttctgaatgtatgaattGCCCCCAGTAATCATGAAGGAATGCAGTGtacagctggagcagcaggaacGCTGGCAAATGATGCAGGGAATCCattctccctccccctccttggCCCCATACATGATGCTCCCCCAAATTCTGTCTTGAAACTCCTCCCAGTGTAGATCGTTTGCTCCTGGCTTTGTAATACACAAATCAGAAGCTGTAGGCACCTGCTCACTGCATTTTGCTCTATGTCTGCAGTGAAATCCATCCCCAGAATAAATGGGCACAAGTTAGGCCAAGCACAAGCAGGCTGCTGCTCCATCTGTCCTGCCACAAGATCTGCACAGTGCTGTGGAGAGGGGAGCAGGTGATTCCTTCTTGACCCTTGCACAATCAGCACCTGCCCTGCAGCATGGGAACAAATGGTATCATCAGATCTCACACATCTTACGTGGCTTCATGCTGTCTTTTGAAATACTTACTGATGGATTTCTGGAAAGGGAGGTCACAGAGTAACCCTGAAGTCAGCCTCAGCTATGTCTCACTTGTTTGTGATTCAATACACACCTCTGCTCAGGAAACCCCAAGCTTTCCTAAAACTGCTCCTGTCCCAACAGTCTCACTTGTGCTCCCATCCCTCGGTCAGCCAAGAGGAGTTCCAGACACTCATTTAATGCTTTACCTTTATgctcctccctgcctccagATCTTGGGGGCCACAGTGGACAATGCCAACATCCTCCTGCAGATTGACAACGCCAGGTTGACATCTGATGACTTCAGGACCAAGTAAGACACATTTCCTGGAGAAAACGGGAACAAAGTCTGCAGAGGTGTTTGATAAAACGAGGGGCAAATCTCATCCAAACCCCAAAAATGCAATGTAGAAACAAAGCCTTCAAAATGAAAGTGtaatttccaaagcagatggaTATCTGAATCTTACAGGCACACAGAGGTTGTTTTACTTCCATCCAAAACTGCAGTAATTAACTCCATTTGCATGTTCCTCTGTGCAGGTTCAACCTCTCCTGTGCAGGAACTCGCACTGTGCCTCTGCTGTGCATTTAACTTGGATGTGTATAGCTCAAAAAAGCCCAGACTAGTAACAAGGCTGAGCAATATCCAGAGCAAGGCTGATGTTATGGACTCAGACAGACACTGTTTTATGAGCTGTTCCCCTGCACTCACTGGCATTCAGCATCAGGAGGTTGTCTGTGCACCACTGGGCTCATGCAGTATTGACACGATGCCAGCAGTAGCATGGAGGGAGCGAACAGCAAACCGTGTCCCCAGCTGGGCAAGATGTTGTGCAACTTTCATGTCTGTCCTTGTGTCCCCAGGTTTGAGACGGAGCAGGCTCTGCGCATGAGCGTGGAGGCCGACATCAACGGCCTGCGCAGGGTCCTGGATGAGCTGACCCTGTCCAGAGCTGACCTGGAGATGCAGATCGAGAACCTGAAGGAAGAGCTGGCCTACCTCAAGAAGAACCACGAGGAGGTGAGCACAGGGGCAGGATCAAAAAAGTCCAGCCTGGGCCAAGAAGTATGTGGATTTTGGATTGCTGGGGGGAAGGTGAGAAGTGCTGGTGAGGAAGCAGAGATGATGCGCTCTGGCTAACGGCGCAtcctctctgcagcctgtaCAAAACACACCTGTTATTTCAGTGCTGTCCAATGTTAGAGGCTTATTCACAGTCCTATCAGGTTCAGGCCTGGAAGGTCTGTCCCCTGAGAAATGAAGCCAGTTACAGGCTCTGATGTGTTCTCCGAGGAATTAATTCAAAAGCAGATTCCTTATGAATTGGGATTATGTTATTTGTGATTGTGGAGcacaggcctcagtttgctccCTGTTAACCTGCCCCAGAAAAGTACCCTCTGAAGGATGCCACCCTTCCTGAAGGCCTCTGTCTTGAGGGGAACATCTTCACTCTCTGTTTGTTGGACCGCATGAAGATGCGTTTCTGTTTCGTGCCAGGAAATGAACGCCCTGCGCGGGCAGGTGGGCGGCGAGATCAGCGTGGAGATGGACGCGGCTCCTGGAATCGACCTCACCAAGATCCTggctgagatgagggagcagtACGAGAGCCTGGCGGACAAGAACCGCCGTGACGCCGAGCAGTGGTTCTTCAGCAAGGTGAGGCGGCCGCGCCACGGGGCAGCCGGGGCCGTGCGCGCCGGCCGCGGCTCTAACGGCACGGCTCGGCCCGGTTGCAGACGGAAGAGCTGAACCGGGAGGTGGCCATCAACAcggagcagctgcagagcgGCAAGACGGAGATCACGGAGCTGCGCCGCACCATCCAGAGCCTGGAGATCGACCTGCAGTCCCAGCTCAGCACGGTACGAGGGGCTGGCTCCCTGCGGGGCTGGGGGCATGTGGGGCAGGGGCCGCGTGGCTgctcccatccctccctccctccgtgTCCCCtgagcctgtccctgccctgtgcaCGCAGAAAGCGGCGCTGGAGGGCACCTTGGCTGACACAGAAGCCCGCTACGGCACCCAGCTGGCCCAGCTGCAGGGGCTGATCACCAGCGTGGAGGAGCAGCTGGCCGAGCTGCGCTGCGACATGGAGCGACAGAACCACGAGTACAGGGTCCTCCTGGACGTCAAGTGCCGTCTGGAGCAGGAGATCGCCACGTACCGCCGGCTGCTGGAGGGCGAGGATGCCCAGTACGGAGAGGGGCTTGGCAGGGGAGGGTGGCTGGAGGGGGAGATGGGTAATcatgaaggaaataaaagatgaCCAGCCTGTGTTGCCTGGAGGGTGCTGCAAGCCCCTCTCCTgacccacggcctgcagcaAGGTCTGCCTTTTTAGTCACAGTGCTGCATCGTCCCTGGGATCCACTTCCCACCCCTCCAGTGCCAGTGtgagcctggggaaggagcaggtACCACTGCTCGTTGCAGCCCGGAGGGATGCTGCCTGTTTGTTCAAATGCCCGTGGCATACCTGCATCCGTatcatttccttcctttcagttTTGACACTGGACAGTTTCCAGAAGGCATTTTAATCACATACTGGTACAGAAGGAAAAGGCAGGGTTTTAACTAATGGTTTTGCCTTAGAGTCTACTCACTTTATTTCCCACTTCTGaccattctttctcttttctccttctctagCATGTCATCCCACTACATCTCACAGCCTGTAAAAGAAGGTAAGAACATGTCTTGGCTGAAGCACTGATCACACATAGCTCTGTCATATCCTTAGACACCTACTGTTAGCACAGACTCTTTCTACTAATAGCTAAAATGACATTGAAGTGGGacttggtctcttctcccaagtaacaagtgacaggacaagaggaaatggcctcaggttgccccaggggaagttgaggttggagctgaggcagaactgtttccctgagaggggtgtcagcccctgtgccaggctgcccagggagctgggggagtgcccagccctggaaggctcccaaagccgtggagctgaggtgctgagggctgtgggtcagtgctgggctgggcagggtgagggcagggctgggactgcagcaacttcaagggcttttccaaccaaaacaattctattggttctatgattccatgatctgTGCAGACTGAAACTATATAATGAAGTATTTAAGGGGTAGGAATGTTGTTGTTGGATCTCTGAGACAGTTGTTGGCACTACCAAATCTACACATGAAAACCTCCAAgatccatccttccttccttctttccttccttccttccttccttccttccttccttccttccttccttccttccttccttccttccttccttccttccttccttccttccttccctccttccctccttccttccttccttccttccttccttccttccttccttccttccttccttccctccttccctccttccttccttccttccctccttccttccctccttccttccttccctccttccctccttccctccttccttccctccttccttccttccttccttccttccttccttccttccttccttccttccttccctccttccctccttccctccttccctccttccttccttccttccttccttccttccttccttccttccttccttccttccttccttccctccctcccttcctccctccctccctccctcctccctgccctgtaAATAACAGTTCCTACTTTCTCGGTCGCAGGCCCCGTAACTACCCGTCAAATCCGCACAATCTTTGAGGAAGTCCAGGATGGGAAGGTGATTTCCTCCCGTGAGCAGATCACCCAGGCTGCCCACTAAGGCGAGTGTGTGGTTTGCTGCAAACCTCaacacagcaaagcagaagaagaTTCCAGCTTGTGTGCTCTGGCTAGGTAGATCACAGGAGGCATCTTCTCTTTTTATCACACCCTTGCTTCATTCTCCAAGCGCTGTGCTGCCCTTGAATATCAAATAAAGCTTTTCTCCGTGCTCCTGCAAACCAGAGTCTTGTCTTGTTGCTGTGAAGAGACAGGCTGTCCCATTCCTGGAGATGTGGGACAAAGCTCTGCTCTGGGAGGGGTAATATTCTCCATCTTTGCTACCCAGATGGTGGGACCAGTACCCCTACACTTGTACAATACCTGAGGCCTGGCTGCTAAGACAGGGGATGCAGGTGAAGGTCTAGAAAAGAATTGCTTGCAGAGGTCGTGGGAGGTGAAATTTTTGAGAGTCTTTTCATTTCATCTCAGACTTGGCACCGTGACTTTCAAGTCAGGGCAAAGCTCAGCTTCCCCAGCTGCAATGTACAGCAACAGCAGAGCTGAAGCTTTTAACTCGCTGAGTCCAAGCCAGAGAGTGAACCAAATCAAGACCCTGCAAATGATTccactcccagctctgcctcagcagtTACTGGGCAGCCCAGACACGACCCTTTGTGGCATAATGAGGTTGTAGATGTGGCAGGGACACACTGGCTGAGCCCCTCCAGAAATCCAAACTCAGCTTAGTTTAATTCATGCTTCCAAAAGCACTGCTGTAGGGTAAGGAGAACAAGTGACAGTGAAGTGGGAATGGACCATGcagacatagaatcacagaatggtggaactggaagggacctttagagctcatccagtccaatgcccctgcagaagcagctcccacctagatcaggtcacacaggaacgtgtccaggtgggtcttgaagacctccaaggaaggagcctccacaccctccctgagcagcctgggccagggctccctcacctcacagggaaagagtttcttcttatgtttaaatggaactttttatgttccagcttcatcccatcaccccttgtcccttgctagatactatagaaaaaggggatgccccaacctcctgacacccaccctttagatatttgtgaatatgaatgagatccccctcagtctccttttctccagcctgagcagccccagggcccacagcctttcctcagcaggaacatgctccagtgccctgagcatcttgctggccctgtgctggcctccctgcagcacttccctgtccctctgcagctgaggagcccacaactggccccaggactccagatgaggcctcagcacatgtggcagagcagaggggcagcagaacctccctggtcctgctgcccacactctgctggatgcaaCATGAAAGCTTAAACCTCTCCTGGGAGCTCTTTCTGGCCCTCCCCAGCTGTCGGTGGCTGCTCCTGACGCAGCAGCTCACGCTGCTGTCAGTTGGCCCAGCCGTTCCTGGAAAGCCAGTTCAGACACATTCTTGGCTGGATTCTGTCACATTTATTACTTCATAAATCCAACTTCCAAATCAATGAGATGATTCAGAGAAACTCTCTTGAAGGTGTGAAATAGTAGCAGAGCCGGCCACACAGTTTTAAAACCCTCTTCCAGGCCTG harbors:
- the LOC133628696 gene encoding keratin, type I cytoskeletal 14-like — translated: MSTTVRQYSSSTSLKGGLGGLGGGSSRLSSSVRLGGGGYRAPSVHGGSGSYSVSSRVVSGLGSGYGGSYCSSVGGGLGAGFGGSYGSGFGAGFGAGFGGGFGGGDGILLAGEKETMQNLNDRLAAYLDKVRALEEANTDLEVKIREWYKKQGPGPERDYSPYYRTIDDLRNKILGATVDNANILLQIDNARLTSDDFRTKFETEQALRMSVEADINGLRRVLDELTLSRADLEMQIENLKEELAYLKKNHEEEMNALRGQVGGEISVEMDAAPGIDLTKILAEMREQYESLADKNRRDAEQWFFSKTEELNREVAINTEQLQSGKTEITELRRTIQSLEIDLQSQLSTKAALEGTLADTEARYGTQLAQLQGLITSVEEQLAELRCDMERQNHEYRVLLDVKCRLEQEIATYRRLLEGEDAHMSSHYISQPVKEGPVTTRQIRTIFEEVQDGKVISSREQITQAAH